A DNA window from Suncus etruscus isolate mSunEtr1 chromosome 8, mSunEtr1.pri.cur, whole genome shotgun sequence contains the following coding sequences:
- the ARL11 gene encoding ADP-ribosylation factor-like protein 11 yields the protein MGSVKSRGSKAEAQVLMMGLDSAGKTTLLYKLKGHQPVKTLPTVGFNVELLEVPGHMSLTLWDVGGQSQLRASWKNYLEGTDILIYVLDSTDKVRLPEALAELTSVLDHPHMASVPFLVLANKQEAPEALPLLEIRDKLSLEQFQGHNWELRSCSALTGVGLPEALQSLGNLLKSRSHHVSR from the coding sequence ATGGGCTCTGTGAAATCTCGAGGCTCCAAGGCAGAAGCCCAGGTGTTGATGATGGGTCTCGACTCTGCCGGCAAGACCACGCTCCTGTACAAGCTGAAAGGTCACCAGCCTGTGAAGACCCTGCCCACAGTTGGTTTCAATGTGGAGCTTCTAGAAGTGCCGGGTCATATGTCTCTGACTCTCTGGGATGTGGGGGGCCAGAGTCAGCTCAGAGCCAGCTGGAAGAACTACCTGGAAGGTACGGACATCCTCATCTATGTGTTGGATAGCACCGACAAGGTTCGCTTGCCTGAAGCACTGGCTGAGCTGACTTCTGTCCTGGACCACCCCCACATGGCCAGTGTCCCTTTCTTGGTGCTTGCCAACAAGCAGGAGGCACCTGAAGCTCTGCCACTTCTGGAGATCAGAGATAAGCTGAGCCTAGAGCAATTCCAGGGCCACAATTGGGAGCTCCGGTCCTGCAGTGCTCTCACTGGTGTGGGGCTGCCTGAGGCCTTGCAGAGCCTGGGAAACCTCCTGAAGTCCCGAAGCCACCATGTGTCCAGGTGA